The following are encoded together in the Halopiger aswanensis genome:
- a CDS encoding DUF5789 family protein, whose protein sequence is MGGDTTSVKLNQVESVLEDLEYPVTRDEAAAAYDDVTLVLAEGERNLGDLISKSSDDQFDSVDDLESELHNVLPREAVGEPYQSEGEG, encoded by the coding sequence ATGGGTGGCGATACCACATCCGTGAAGCTCAACCAGGTCGAATCAGTCCTCGAGGACCTCGAGTACCCCGTAACGCGCGACGAGGCAGCAGCGGCGTACGACGACGTCACGCTCGTCCTCGCGGAGGGGGAGCGCAACCTCGGCGACCTCATCTCGAAAAGCAGTGACGACCAGTTCGACTCGGTCGACGACCTAGAGTCGGAACTGCACAACGTGTTGCCCCGAGAAGCCGTCGGCGAGCCGTACCAGTCGGAGGGGGAAGGTTGA
- a CDS encoding nascent polypeptide-associated complex protein, with product MFGGGGGGLNPRKMEQMMEQMGIDVDDIDAEEVIIRTDEHDLVFSDPEVTKMDARGQETYQIIGSPEEVESGAAGSADADAGADEDAGASIPDEDVELVATRAGVSEDDARAALEENDGDLAAAVEDLE from the coding sequence ATGTTCGGAGGAGGCGGAGGCGGACTCAATCCGCGTAAAATGGAGCAGATGATGGAACAGATGGGCATCGACGTCGACGACATCGATGCCGAAGAAGTGATCATCCGGACCGACGAGCACGACCTCGTCTTCAGCGACCCTGAGGTCACGAAGATGGACGCTCGCGGCCAGGAAACCTACCAGATCATCGGCTCGCCCGAGGAGGTCGAGTCCGGTGCAGCAGGCAGCGCCGATGCTGATGCCGGCGCCGACGAAGACGCCGGTGCGTCGATCCCCGACGAGGACGTCGAACTCGTCGCCACCCGCGCCGGCGTCAGCGAGGACGACGCCCGCGCCGCCCTCGAGGAGAACGACGGCGACCTCGCCGCGGCGGTCGAGGACCTCGAGTAG
- a CDS encoding M48 family metallopeptidase has protein sequence MNKTGLQLRMAVVGTILFGLYLAAAVFFSTLFGVSLLPILLISIVLLPAGQYKLGKWLAVRSAGAEDMPEEGQYRRVHDMTESLCRDMNMDKPRLMVADMGVPNAFATGRKGAGIVVVSSELMRLLDEDELEGVIAHELAHLNNRDTIMMVLGQSIATIVSYAVFFLVQALGDDVPGSFIVAWIASTIANLLVMLFVMAISRYREYVADDTARQYIGSGDPLARALEKISAGAEGRESRVEDSGVNALCIFNADRSMLQRIFSTHPPTEKRIEKLRS, from the coding sequence ATGAACAAAACCGGCTTGCAACTGCGGATGGCGGTAGTCGGGACGATCCTGTTCGGCCTCTATCTGGCCGCAGCAGTGTTCTTCTCGACGCTGTTCGGCGTCTCGTTGCTCCCCATCCTGTTGATCAGCATCGTGCTGCTACCGGCAGGGCAGTACAAACTCGGCAAGTGGCTCGCGGTCAGAAGCGCGGGCGCCGAGGATATGCCCGAAGAGGGGCAGTACCGACGGGTCCACGACATGACCGAGTCGCTCTGCCGGGACATGAACATGGACAAGCCCCGGCTGATGGTCGCCGACATGGGCGTCCCTAACGCCTTCGCCACCGGCCGCAAGGGAGCCGGCATCGTCGTCGTCTCGAGCGAACTCATGCGGCTGCTCGACGAGGACGAACTCGAAGGCGTCATCGCCCACGAACTCGCCCATCTCAACAATCGCGACACGATTATGATGGTCCTCGGGCAGTCGATCGCGACCATCGTGAGCTACGCCGTGTTCTTCCTCGTCCAGGCGCTCGGCGACGACGTTCCGGGGAGTTTCATCGTCGCGTGGATCGCGTCGACCATCGCGAACCTCCTCGTGATGCTCTTCGTGATGGCGATCTCGCGGTACCGCGAGTACGTCGCCGACGACACCGCGCGCCAGTACATCGGCAGTGGCGACCCGCTCGCGCGCGCCCTCGAGAAGATCTCCGCGGGCGCCGAGGGTCGCGAGTCGCGAGTCGAGGACAGCGGCGTCAACGCGCTGTGTATCTTCAACGCCGACCGCAGCATGCTCCAGCGAATCTTCTCGACCCATCCGCCGACGGAGAAGCGCATCGAGAAGCTCCGGAGCTAA
- a CDS encoding PUA domain-containing protein, whose translation MSEVADGNADLATLRTIADYQFGAGAGTALFPPTETDALDITRTSSGRPRQVHAEAGRIVSFGTDGRFTLGLEGGRRLDGALEHPAYRVVVDDESEPFVREEKNVFAKFVLEAGPEIRPGDEVLVVHERGELLAVGRAELDAAAIADFETGMAVNVREGAPAEQ comes from the coding sequence ATGAGCGAGGTAGCTGACGGGAACGCGGATCTGGCGACGCTTCGGACGATCGCGGACTACCAGTTCGGTGCGGGGGCAGGAACGGCGCTCTTTCCGCCCACCGAAACCGACGCGCTCGACATCACCAGAACGTCGTCGGGGCGGCCGCGGCAGGTCCACGCCGAGGCCGGCCGTATCGTCTCGTTCGGCACTGACGGCCGGTTCACGCTGGGCCTCGAGGGCGGTCGCCGACTCGACGGGGCCCTCGAGCATCCCGCCTACCGCGTCGTCGTCGACGACGAGAGCGAACCGTTCGTCCGCGAGGAGAAGAACGTCTTCGCGAAGTTCGTCCTCGAGGCGGGGCCGGAGATCCGGCCGGGCGACGAGGTGCTGGTCGTCCACGAGCGCGGCGAGTTGCTCGCGGTCGGGCGTGCGGAACTCGACGCTGCGGCTATCGCCGATTTCGAGACGGGGATGGCCGTCAACGTTCGCGAAGGTGCGCCTGCGGAGCAGTGA
- a CDS encoding transcription factor S — MEFCDECGSMMKADDGLWKCGSCGYTEPKGDADQYIVTDSQEASEIIESSEETSLPETDAHCPECGNDRAYWYMQQIRSADESETRFFICTECEHKWREDDN, encoded by the coding sequence ATGGAATTCTGCGACGAATGCGGTTCGATGATGAAAGCCGACGACGGCCTCTGGAAGTGCGGCAGCTGCGGCTACACCGAGCCGAAAGGTGACGCGGACCAGTACATCGTCACCGACAGCCAGGAGGCCAGCGAGATCATCGAATCCTCCGAGGAAACCTCCCTGCCCGAAACCGACGCTCACTGTCCCGAGTGTGGCAACGACCGCGCCTACTGGTACATGCAACAGATCCGCTCGGCCGACGAATCCGAGACTCGCTTCTTCATCTGTACCGAGTGCGAGCACAAGTGGCGCGAAGACGACAACTAA
- a CDS encoding methyltransferase domain-containing protein → MLVRGDREYLVEPGAEMGTDLGVLEVPEDVQPGDTLETHLGDEFQVRRLRGPDLFHHFERTGAPMVPRDIGLVIGETGIARGDRVLDAGTGTGVLAASMARAGAEVVTYEQDPDFADVARENMALGGVDDAVDIRTGDVCEDLDELEASSFDVITLDTADAADVVARAPELLVDGGFVAVYSPFIESTREVAETAREVGLANVRTRETIQREMEFDDRGSRPSTAPVGHTGYLTFARNE, encoded by the coding sequence CTGCTAGTCCGGGGCGACCGCGAGTACCTCGTCGAACCCGGCGCGGAGATGGGCACCGACCTCGGCGTCCTCGAGGTTCCCGAGGACGTCCAGCCCGGCGACACCCTCGAGACGCATCTGGGCGACGAATTTCAGGTCCGCCGACTGCGCGGGCCAGACCTCTTCCACCACTTCGAGCGCACCGGCGCGCCGATGGTCCCGCGAGACATCGGACTGGTGATCGGCGAGACGGGCATCGCCCGCGGCGACCGCGTGCTCGACGCCGGCACCGGCACGGGCGTGCTCGCGGCCTCGATGGCCCGCGCCGGCGCCGAGGTCGTCACCTACGAACAGGACCCCGACTTCGCCGACGTCGCCCGGGAGAACATGGCGCTGGGCGGCGTCGACGACGCGGTCGACATCCGAACCGGTGACGTCTGCGAGGACCTCGACGAACTCGAGGCCTCGTCGTTCGACGTCATCACGCTCGATACGGCCGACGCGGCGGACGTGGTCGCCCGCGCGCCGGAGTTGCTGGTCGACGGCGGCTTCGTCGCCGTCTACAGTCCGTTCATCGAGTCGACTCGCGAGGTCGCCGAGACCGCTCGCGAGGTCGGGCTCGCGAACGTCCGCACGCGCGAGACCATCCAGCGCGAGATGGAGTTCGACGACCGTGGCTCGAGGCCCTCGACCGCGCCCGTCGGCCACACGGGGTATCTGACGTTCGCGCGCAACGAGTAG
- a CDS encoding LabA-like NYN domain-containing protein encodes MTEIHPGQRVAVLVDAQNLYHTAQSLYSRNIDYSSLLEKAVQDRQLTRAIAYVIRADAPEEESFFEALVDIGFEPKIKEIKTFADGSKKADWDVGMSLDAVTLANHVDTIVLCTGDGDFSRLCSHLRHEGVRVEVMAFESSTADELIDAADSFLDLDERRETFLL; translated from the coding sequence GTGACCGAAATTCATCCCGGCCAGCGCGTCGCCGTTCTCGTCGACGCCCAAAACCTCTACCACACGGCACAGAGCCTCTACAGCCGCAATATCGACTACTCGTCGTTGCTCGAGAAGGCCGTCCAAGACCGCCAGCTGACCCGCGCGATCGCCTACGTGATCCGCGCGGACGCCCCCGAAGAGGAGAGTTTCTTCGAGGCACTGGTCGATATCGGCTTCGAGCCGAAGATCAAGGAGATCAAGACCTTCGCCGACGGCTCCAAGAAGGCCGACTGGGACGTCGGCATGAGCCTCGATGCGGTGACGCTCGCGAACCACGTCGACACGATCGTCCTCTGTACCGGCGACGGCGACTTCTCGCGGCTCTGCTCGCACCTGCGCCACGAGGGCGTCCGCGTTGAAGTGATGGCCTTCGAATCCTCGACCGCCGACGAACTCATCGACGCGGCCGACTCCTTCCTCGATCTGGACGAGCGGCGCGAAACGTTCCTGCTGTAA